A genomic region of Deltaproteobacteria bacterium contains the following coding sequences:
- a CDS encoding response regulator has product MGQWRIFCFRSPKVFAFATWQGVVWQTRKTIMVVDDNPDIITIVKTILEGKGYTVWSASSGLELLNHLKSQKPDLIILDIMMPEMDGLEVLGRLKGAPDWATIPVILLTAKVQYEDVLGGYKLGADYYITKPFTSTQLVNGINLLLGEAKVS; this is encoded by the coding sequence GCATTTTTTGCTTTCGCTCACCCAAGGTTTTTGCTTTCGCAACGTGGCAGGGGGTCGTATGGCAGACAAGAAAAACCATTATGGTCGTCGACGATAATCCAGACATTATCACGATCGTCAAGACCATATTGGAGGGCAAAGGATACACCGTTTGGAGCGCCTCGAGCGGTCTGGAGCTGCTCAACCATTTGAAAAGTCAGAAACCCGATCTAATCATTCTCGATATTATGATGCCCGAGATGGATGGACTCGAAGTGTTGGGACGATTGAAGGGGGCGCCGGATTGGGCGACTATTCCAGTCATTCTATTGACAGCCAAAGTGCAGTACGAAGACGTGCTGGGCGGTTATAAGCTCGGCGCCGACTATTACATCACCAAACCCTTTACTAGCACCCAACTGGTGAACGGCATCAATCTGCTGCTCGGTGAAGCGAAAGTTTCGTAG